A part of Parvimonas micra genomic DNA contains:
- a CDS encoding DUF4446 family protein → MLFVLLFILYQFNQISKKLSLQKKKYDMLLRGRGELNMGDLIQAHSQDIFEMDKKVNELAYEVEKAKKSFAFPIQKIGFVKYDAFHDLKNKLSYSIALLDGFNNGLLLTTIYGRESCITYAKEVKSGSVNQELSKEEFEALRMALEK, encoded by the coding sequence GTGTTATTTGTCTTGTTATTTATTTTATATCAATTCAATCAAATAAGTAAAAAGCTAAGTCTTCAAAAGAAAAAATATGATATGCTTTTGAGAGGTAGAGGAGAATTGAATATGGGAGATTTAATTCAAGCTCACTCACAAGACATCTTTGAAATGGATAAAAAAGTAAATGAACTTGCATACGAAGTAGAAAAGGCAAAAAAAAGTTTTGCTTTCCCGATACAAAAAATCGGCTTCGTAAAATATGATGCTTTCCACGATTTAAAAAACAAACTGTCTTACTCAATAGCCTTATTAGACGGCTTTAATAACGGTCTATTATTAACAACCATCTATGGTAGAGAAAGCTGTATAACTTATGCGAAAGAAGTAAAATCAGGTTCTGTAAATCAAGAATTATCAAAAGAAGAGTTTGAAGCATTAAGGATGGCATTGGAAAAATAA
- a CDS encoding GNAT family N-acetyltransferase, translated as MEFLDTSFLQNDEIKLVLDKFYPGNLAINWVPAYSFYICDLKGNKMGKCDLRIGHSEGLYYGGNIGYTIYEEYRGHHYSAKACKLLFELAKKHDMEYLYITTNPDNHASNKICEYLNGEFLGIFELPEDNDMRINDKETHKSIYKFVL; from the coding sequence ATGGAATTTTTAGATACTTCTTTTTTACAAAATGATGAAATAAAATTAGTTTTGGATAAATTTTATCCCGGAAATTTAGCTATCAACTGGGTTCCCGCCTATAGCTTTTATATATGCGACTTAAAAGGAAATAAAATGGGGAAATGTGATTTGAGAATTGGGCATAGCGAAGGTCTATATTATGGTGGAAATATAGGATATACAATTTACGAAGAATACAGAGGTCATCACTATTCAGCAAAAGCCTGTAAACTCCTTTTTGAACTGGCAAAAAAGCATGATATGGAATATTTGTATATCACTACAAATCCCGATAACCACGCTTCAAATAAGATATGTGAATATCTAAATGGAGAGTTTTTAGGTATCTTTGAGTTGCCTGAAGATAATGATATGAGAATAAACGACAAAGAAACACATAAAAGCATCTATAAATTTGTATTGTAA
- a CDS encoding ParA family protein: protein MKIFDAFKKKREMRMISVFNQKGGVGKTTTVVNLAAALGFNKKKVLVIDMDPQGNSTSGLGVEDTELSIYEVLTHEKNINDTIQKTKSKNVDIIPANSDLCGLEIELLSVDKREYLLKSEIDKIPQNYDFILVDCPPSLSILSINALVASQSVLIPIQCEYYALEGVSQLMNTVNIIRKGLNPELEVEGVLLTMYDSRNNLSYDVKNEAENYFKDKLFNTVIPRNIRLAEAPSFGESIIYYDKNSKGAIAYLSLAKELIKNRRK, encoded by the coding sequence ATGAAAATTTTTGATGCTTTTAAAAAGAAAAGAGAAATGAGGATGATTTCCGTATTTAATCAAAAAGGCGGTGTGGGAAAAACAACCACTGTTGTAAATTTGGCAGCTGCTTTGGGTTTTAATAAAAAGAAAGTATTAGTTATAGATATGGATCCTCAAGGAAATTCAACTTCCGGATTAGGTGTTGAAGATACAGAACTAAGTATTTATGAAGTTTTGACCCATGAAAAAAATATAAATGATACAATTCAAAAGACAAAATCTAAGAATGTAGATATAATTCCTGCAAATTCCGATCTTTGTGGTCTGGAAATTGAACTTTTAAGTGTAGATAAGAGAGAGTATTTGTTAAAGAGTGAAATAGATAAGATTCCACAAAATTATGATTTCATTCTTGTTGATTGTCCACCTTCATTAAGTATTTTGAGTATTAATGCTCTGGTTGCCTCTCAAAGTGTATTAATTCCAATTCAATGTGAATATTATGCACTAGAAGGTGTAAGTCAACTTATGAATACCGTTAATATAATAAGGAAGGGATTAAATCCTGAGCTTGAAGTTGAAGGAGTACTCCTTACAATGTATGATTCCAGAAATAATTTATCTTATGATGTAAAGAACGAAGCGGAAAATTATTTTAAAGATAAACTTTTTAATACAGTTATCCCAAGAAATATTCGACTTGCCGAGGCACCCAGTTTTGGAGAGAGTATAATATATTATGATAAGAATTCTAAAGGGGCTATTGCTTATTTATCTTTAGCTAAAGAATTAATTAAGAATAGGAGAAAATAA
- a CDS encoding ParB/RepB/Spo0J family partition protein, producing MKKKGLGRGLSSLLKEEDFITDENLLTVDLDKLKAREDQPRKNFDDDSLEELANSIKADGVIQPIVVRKVGDKYEIIAGERRFRASKLAGLEKVPIVVKNVSDRKARELALVENIQREDLNPIEEAISLKTLMEEYKLTQQELSDIVGKSRSYIANNLRLLNLSDYIKEYLIRGELSPSQGRTLLSLETEEERKKYLDKLLVKEVNIRDVEKKAKQSKNKTEDIFIKDICERLTEVLDAKVKIHEKKKGGQIEISYLNEADLQRIIDSLMNIYNLE from the coding sequence ATGAAGAAAAAAGGTTTGGGCAGGGGTCTTAGTTCTCTTTTGAAAGAAGAAGACTTTATTACTGATGAAAATTTATTAACTGTTGACTTGGATAAGTTAAAAGCTAGAGAAGATCAACCGAGAAAGAACTTTGATGATGATAGTTTGGAAGAATTGGCAAATTCAATAAAGGCTGATGGAGTTATCCAACCGATAGTAGTTAGAAAAGTAGGGGATAAATATGAAATAATCGCCGGAGAGCGTAGATTTAGAGCTTCAAAATTGGCAGGATTAGAAAAAGTACCTATCGTTGTAAAAAATGTTTCTGATAGAAAAGCTAGAGAACTTGCATTGGTTGAGAATATTCAAAGAGAAGATCTGAATCCGATAGAGGAAGCAATCTCTTTGAAAACTCTAATGGAAGAGTATAAACTTACACAACAAGAACTTTCCGATATAGTAGGGAAAAGTAGATCCTATATTGCAAATAACCTAAGACTTTTGAATCTGTCTGATTATATTAAAGAATATTTAATTCGCGGAGAGTTAAGTCCAAGTCAGGGAAGAACATTACTCTCCTTAGAAACTGAAGAAGAGAGAAAAAAATATCTTGATAAATTGCTTGTTAAGGAAGTAAATATCAGAGATGTAGAAAAAAAAGCAAAACAGAGCAAAAATAAAACTGAAGATATTTTTATAAAGGATATTTGTGAAAGGTTAACTGAAGTTTTAGATGCAAAAGTTAAAATTCACGAAAAGAAAAAAGGTGGACAAATAGAGATAAGCTATCTCAATGAGGCAGATTTGCAAAGAATAATCGATAGTTTGATGAATATTTATAATTTGGAGTAA
- a CDS encoding MmcQ/YjbR family DNA-binding protein, protein MFYNEIFDKNIFNSKLAIAYGFSKVGDYYILQSDIDMENFNVIVKIGKDSFEANVIELPFNEEYVLFNVLDSKGKFVSKIRKKVNELIEDIVNCCFKSLDYRKLLLDYVKEKYGTIPEEPWEDNNHATIKTSNSKKWYGIFMSIPYKTLGLEKSGKIDVLNVKLNPDLIENLIDKKHFFPAYHMNKKYWISIVLDSDVDLNLVKSLIDESFRLVEK, encoded by the coding sequence ATGTTTTATAATGAAATATTCGATAAAAATATTTTTAATTCTAAACTTGCAATTGCATATGGTTTTTCAAAGGTTGGAGATTATTATATTTTACAGTCAGATATTGATATGGAAAACTTTAATGTGATTGTTAAAATAGGCAAGGACTCCTTTGAAGCAAATGTTATCGAATTGCCTTTTAATGAAGAATATGTTTTGTTTAACGTTCTTGACAGCAAGGGTAAATTTGTTTCAAAAATTAGAAAAAAAGTTAATGAACTTATTGAGGATATTGTAAATTGCTGTTTTAAATCTTTGGATTATAGAAAATTATTACTAGACTATGTAAAGGAAAAATACGGAACAATTCCTGAAGAGCCTTGGGAAGATAATAATCATGCGACGATAAAGACTTCGAATAGTAAAAAATGGTATGGAATTTTTATGTCCATTCCTTATAAGACTTTGGGATTGGAGAAAAGCGGAAAGATTGATGTTTTAAATGTAAAACTTAATCCTGATCTTATAGAAAATCTGATTGATAAAAAACATTTTTTCCCTGCCTACCATATGAATAAAAAATACTGGATTTCAATTGTTTTGGATTCAGATGTGGATTTAAATTTAGTCAAGAGCTTAATCGACGAAAGCTTTAGATTAGTTGAAAAATAA
- a CDS encoding C40 family peptidase, with the protein MKIKKVLTTSMLCALVCATLPVATSYANETEKVEVQRTSVEEVNNSLVSDSNKLLATPSVLELQKLSKENDIYSLVTEEDTKMPELEENSYYVKKSLELKPVLNGNGDETIKVQKGSIVKMEMSGDKMATVSVDGKVATIDVSMLSKDVVEPEKSETEIKAEEEKKAEAKKKAEEEKKAEEEKKAAEKKAEEEKKAAEKKAEEEKAEAKKKASAKKVTLYATENLNVRSEQSATSSKLGILSKGEKVNGIDRGEWVEFEFNGKTAYVIKAYLSETKPEVEKPKKEEKSNKKNNSSNTTTPSKKENETYNADIDTVVDLALAQVGKPYVWATANPNIGFDCSGLTYYVYKQVGINLSRTSYTQINYGTRVSASELRKGDLVFFNNGGGRISHVGIYIGNNKFVHASTPGTGVIVSKLFGSYFGKTFVGATRLIK; encoded by the coding sequence ATGAAAATTAAAAAAGTTTTAACAACTTCTATGTTATGTGCGTTGGTTTGTGCTACATTACCGGTAGCAACTTCCTATGCAAATGAAACAGAAAAAGTTGAAGTTCAAAGAACAAGTGTTGAGGAAGTAAATAATTCCTTAGTTAGTGATTCAAATAAGTTATTGGCAACTCCTTCCGTTTTAGAATTACAAAAATTGTCAAAAGAAAATGATATATATTCTTTAGTTACTGAAGAAGATACTAAAATGCCGGAATTAGAAGAAAATTCTTATTATGTAAAAAAATCCCTTGAATTAAAACCGGTTTTGAATGGAAATGGAGATGAAACTATTAAAGTTCAAAAAGGTTCAATTGTTAAGATGGAAATGAGCGGAGATAAGATGGCAACTGTTTCTGTAGATGGAAAAGTTGCAACTATTGACGTTTCAATGCTATCAAAAGATGTAGTTGAACCTGAAAAATCTGAAACAGAAATTAAAGCGGAAGAAGAAAAGAAAGCCGAAGCTAAGAAGAAAGCGGAAGAAGAAAAGAAGGCTGAGGAAGAAAAGAAAGCAGCAGAAAAGAAGGCAGAAGAAGAAAAGAAAGCGGCAGAAAAGAAAGCCGAAGAAGAAAAAGCTGAAGCCAAGAAGAAAGCTTCTGCTAAAAAAGTAACTCTTTATGCCACAGAAAATTTGAATGTAAGATCAGAACAATCTGCTACTTCATCTAAACTTGGTATTTTATCAAAAGGTGAAAAAGTAAACGGAATAGATAGAGGAGAATGGGTAGAATTTGAATTTAACGGAAAGACAGCTTACGTTATAAAAGCATACCTTTCTGAAACAAAACCTGAAGTTGAAAAACCTAAAAAAGAAGAAAAATCTAATAAGAAAAACAACTCATCAAATACTACAACTCCATCTAAAAAAGAAAATGAAACTTATAATGCAGATATAGACACAGTTGTAGATTTAGCTTTAGCACAAGTTGGTAAACCTTATGTTTGGGCAACAGCTAATCCAAATATCGGTTTTGACTGTTCAGGTTTAACATACTATGTATACAAACAAGTTGGAATCAACTTAAGTAGAACATCATATACTCAAATTAATTACGGTACTAGAGTTTCAGCATCAGAGTTAAGAAAAGGTGATTTAGTATTCTTTAACAATGGTGGAGGTAGAATTAGCCACGTTGGTATCTATATTGGAAACAACAAGTTTGTTCACGCTTCAACTCCTGGAACAGGCGTTATCGTAAGTAAACTTTTCGGAAG
- a CDS encoding diacylglycerol/lipid kinase family protein encodes MRKLMFILNPNASGFKKFDFKDAIENYLKDKNLDFNYDIKCSTKEGESVFIAENAVKDGFNELIAVGGDGTINEVGDVAIKNNLKLGVIPAGTGNDYMNSLNESCNFIICMEKIIRGNTIFIDYGSFADKSFFNVACVGFGAEVNIYAHKVKKLIPSGLAYKIAIALALFGHKRKRYKIIVDNVEYEDDYFLIAIGIGSKFGGKLNLLPSADMQDGLLDICAIKYKSKFDIIKKIKTIVNATHVNEDITSYFKAKKIKIISENIEINFDGEDMSCDDEVEFIVNDKKVELIM; translated from the coding sequence ATGAGAAAATTAATGTTTATTTTAAATCCTAACGCATCAGGTTTTAAAAAATTTGATTTTAAAGATGCTATAGAAAATTATCTTAAGGATAAAAACTTAGATTTTAATTATGATATTAAATGCTCAACCAAAGAAGGTGAATCCGTTTTTATTGCTGAAAATGCAGTTAAAGACGGTTTTAACGAATTAATCGCAGTTGGTGGAGATGGAACTATCAATGAAGTAGGCGATGTGGCTATAAAAAATAACTTAAAACTTGGAGTAATTCCTGCGGGCACAGGAAATGACTATATGAACAGTCTAAATGAGTCCTGTAATTTTATAATTTGTATGGAAAAAATAATTAGAGGCAATACAATATTTATTGATTACGGTTCATTTGCTGACAAGTCTTTTTTTAATGTAGCATGTGTCGGTTTTGGTGCAGAAGTTAATATCTATGCACATAAAGTTAAAAAGTTAATTCCAAGTGGATTAGCCTATAAAATAGCAATAGCTTTAGCTTTATTTGGACACAAAAGAAAGAGATATAAGATAATCGTTGACAATGTTGAATATGAGGATGATTATTTTTTAATAGCTATAGGTATTGGAAGTAAATTTGGAGGGAAATTAAATTTATTGCCATCAGCTGATATGCAAGATGGACTTCTGGATATCTGTGCTATTAAATACAAATCAAAATTTGATATAATAAAAAAAATAAAGACAATCGTAAATGCAACTCACGTAAATGAAGATATAACTTCTTATTTTAAGGCAAAAAAAATAAAAATAATTTCAGAGAATATCGAAATTAACTTTGACGGAGAAGATATGTCATGTGATGACGAAGTTGAATTTATAGTAAATGATAAAAAAGTGGAATTAATAATGTAG
- the pta gene encoding phosphate acetyltransferase, producing MNIFEELTGKIKGTNKKIVFPEGEDKRVLGACVRLKKDGLVTPIILGNVEEIKKTAKELNVSVDDIEIIDPLKAEDFDELVEKFVERRKGKNTKEEAERFLKDVNYYGTMMVQVGKADGMVSGAVHSTGDTVRPALQIVKTKPNVSRTSGAMVMLGKNGERYVFADIAINITLEAKELAEIAVETAKTAELFGIDPKIAMLSFSTKGSAKHELSQKIADATQMAKELAPDLSLDGELQFDAAIVPTVGEQKAKGSKVAGHANVFIFPDLQSGNIGYKIAQRLGGFEAIGPILQGLNKPISDLSRGCNEEDVYKLAVITAAQSL from the coding sequence ATGAATATTTTTGAAGAATTAACAGGAAAAATTAAAGGAACAAACAAGAAAATTGTATTTCCTGAAGGAGAAGATAAGAGAGTTTTAGGTGCTTGTGTTAGATTAAAAAAAGACGGTTTAGTAACTCCAATAATTTTAGGAAATGTTGAAGAAATCAAAAAAACTGCAAAAGAATTAAATGTTTCTGTTGATGATATTGAAATCATTGATCCTTTAAAAGCAGAAGATTTTGATGAATTAGTTGAAAAATTTGTTGAACGTAGAAAAGGCAAAAACACAAAGGAAGAAGCTGAAAGATTTTTAAAAGATGTAAATTACTATGGAACAATGATGGTACAAGTTGGAAAAGCTGACGGAATGGTTAGCGGTGCTGTTCACTCAACAGGAGATACAGTAAGACCTGCACTTCAAATCGTAAAGACTAAACCAAATGTTTCAAGAACAAGTGGAGCAATGGTTATGCTTGGAAAAAATGGAGAAAGATATGTATTTGCAGATATTGCTATCAATATTACTTTAGAAGCAAAAGAATTAGCTGAAATTGCCGTTGAAACTGCAAAAACAGCAGAATTATTTGGAATAGATCCGAAAATTGCAATGCTTAGCTTCTCTACAAAAGGTTCTGCAAAACACGAACTTTCTCAAAAAATTGCTGATGCTACACAAATGGCGAAAGAATTAGCACCCGATTTGTCATTAGACGGAGAATTACAATTTGATGCTGCAATAGTTCCAACAGTAGGGGAACAAAAGGCAAAGGGCTCAAAAGTTGCAGGACACGCAAATGTATTTATCTTCCCTGATTTACAATCAGGAAATATCGGATACAAAATTGCACAAAGACTTGGAGGTTTTGAAGCAATAGGACCAATCCTACAAGGACTTAACAAACCTATTTCAGACCTTTCAAGAGGTTGTAATGAAGAAGATGTTTACAAACTTGCAGTAATTACCGCTGCACAAAGTCTATAA
- a CDS encoding GIY-YIG nuclease family protein translates to MFYVYIISNNFRNVLYIGVTRNLERRLYEHKNKLLEGFSKKYNLNVLLFYETIEYALDAIAREKQLKKWNREKKFDLIKSLNPELRDLSEDW, encoded by the coding sequence ATGTTTTATGTATATATAATTTCTAATAATTTTAGAAATGTTTTGTATATTGGTGTTACAAGAAATCTTGAAAGAAGATTATATGAACATAAAAATAAATTACTTGAGGGTTTTTCTAAAAAATACAATTTGAATGTATTATTATTTTACGAAACTATAGAATATGCTTTAGATGCTATTGCAAGAGAAAAACAGTTAAAAAAATGGAATAGAGAGAAAAAATTTGACTTGATTAAATCTTTAAATCCTGAATTAAGAGATTTATCAGAAGATTGGTGA
- a CDS encoding sensor histidine kinase has product MDKFKNYISKILPITVTTFFILLVFWVVFLLMNLSFESYFLAFEIVLFFYMVYLVFMAFLNKKEEKLKNQIQELEEANLNLRNDFLAKEKELQEYFLIWIHQIKTPITAGKLICDSDIENENVKNIKKELIYIEDYTNMALSYLKMANHNTDMDISLVNLDDIIRPLIKKYAILFISNNIKLEYEKLNVKVITDSKWCMVVIEQLLSNAIKYTKNGIVSISFNEKENYLEIKDNGIGIKDSDLPKIFDKGYSGFNGRQNQKSTGIGLFLVKQILDKLGQKVKLESKLGEGTSVKVYFNID; this is encoded by the coding sequence ATGGATAAGTTTAAAAATTATATTTCAAAAATTTTACCTATTACGGTAACAACTTTTTTTATATTATTAGTATTCTGGGTTGTTTTTTTACTTATGAATTTAAGCTTTGAAAGTTACTTTTTAGCTTTCGAAATAGTGCTTTTTTTCTATATGGTATATCTTGTATTTATGGCTTTCTTAAACAAAAAAGAGGAAAAACTAAAAAATCAGATACAAGAACTTGAAGAAGCTAATTTGAATTTAAGAAATGACTTTTTGGCAAAGGAAAAAGAATTACAAGAGTATTTTTTAATTTGGATTCATCAGATTAAAACTCCTATAACTGCTGGTAAATTAATCTGTGACAGCGATATTGAAAATGAAAATGTAAAAAATATAAAAAAAGAGTTGATTTATATTGAAGACTATACAAATATGGCTTTAAGTTATCTTAAAATGGCTAATCACAATACGGATATGGATATTTCACTTGTGAATTTAGACGATATTATTAGGCCTTTAATCAAAAAATATGCCATTCTCTTTATTTCAAATAATATAAAACTTGAATATGAAAAGCTAAATGTAAAAGTAATTACGGACAGCAAATGGTGTATGGTAGTAATTGAACAACTATTATCAAATGCAATAAAATATACTAAGAATGGGATTGTTTCAATATCTTTTAACGAAAAAGAAAACTATCTTGAAATAAAAGACAATGGAATTGGAATTAAGGATTCGGATCTTCCGAAAATTTTTGACAAGGGATATTCAGGATTTAATGGAAGACAAAATCAGAAATCAACAGGAATAGGGCTATTTTTAGTTAAACAAATTTTGGATAAACTAGGACAAAAAGTTAAATTGGAGTCAAAATTAGGCGAAGGAACAAGTGTAAAAGTCTATTTTAATATAGATTAG
- a CDS encoding aminotransferase class V-fold PLP-dependent enzyme encodes MIYVDNGATTFPKPKTVTDKIMECSLGYAGNPGRSGHKLAMKMDSEIYEAREKICKLINGTEPLNIIFTFNGTDSLNLAIKGVLKKGDHVITTSMEHNSVLRPLNQMKKDGIIDLSIVYADKQGYVNPQKVCEAVAPNTKMIVTTHVSNVFGTIVDIKSIGTFCKENNILFLVDAAQSIGVLDIDVQDMNIDLLAFPGHKALFGTMGTGALYIKEGITVKPLKQGGTGSYSHSIDQPELYPDSLESGTPNGIGIVALSKGIDFINEVGLENIRNHEMKLKNHFIDLLKGNEDIILYGTLDDRQSAVVSLNVKDMDSSEVSYILSDEFDIYTRPGFHCAPLAHKSLGTDELGAIRFSFGYFNTIDDVENCVNALINIIERNKK; translated from the coding sequence ATGATTTATGTAGATAATGGAGCGACAACTTTCCCTAAACCTAAAACAGTAACCGATAAAATTATGGAATGTTCTTTAGGCTATGCAGGAAATCCGGGACGTAGCGGTCATAAACTTGCAATGAAAATGGATTCGGAAATTTACGAAGCAAGAGAAAAAATTTGTAAATTAATCAATGGAACAGAACCTCTTAATATAATTTTTACTTTTAACGGCACGGACAGTTTAAACTTAGCCATAAAAGGAGTCTTAAAAAAGGGTGATCACGTAATTACAACGTCGATGGAGCATAATTCAGTTTTAAGACCTCTTAATCAAATGAAAAAAGATGGCATTATTGATTTAAGTATTGTCTATGCGGATAAACAAGGTTATGTAAATCCTCAAAAGGTATGCGAAGCAGTAGCTCCAAATACTAAAATGATTGTAACTACTCATGTATCCAATGTTTTTGGAACTATTGTAGATATAAAGAGTATCGGAACATTCTGCAAAGAAAATAATATACTTTTTCTTGTAGATGCTGCACAATCTATTGGAGTTTTGGATATTGACGTTCAAGATATGAATATAGATTTACTCGCTTTCCCGGGACATAAAGCTCTTTTTGGTACAATGGGAACAGGTGCTCTATATATAAAGGAAGGAATTACTGTTAAGCCATTAAAACAAGGGGGTACAGGAAGTTATTCTCATAGCATAGATCAACCAGAATTATATCCTGACAGTTTAGAAAGTGGAACTCCAAATGGTATTGGAATTGTAGCTTTGAGTAAAGGAATTGACTTTATAAATGAAGTAGGTCTTGAAAATATAAGAAATCATGAAATGAAATTAAAAAATCATTTTATAGATTTACTAAAAGGTAATGAAGATATTATTTTGTATGGAACTTTAGATGATAGACAGAGCGCCGTTGTGAGCTTAAATGTGAAAGATATGGACAGCTCTGAAGTTTCCTATATCTTAAGTGACGAATTTGACATTTATACAAGACCGGGTTTTCATTGTGCTCCACTGGCACACAAGTCTTTAGGTACGGATGAACTTGGAGCAATTAGATTCAGTTTCGGTTATTTTAATACTATTGACGATGTTGAAAACTGTGTAAATGCTTTGATAAATATAATAGAAAGGAATAAAAAATAG
- a CDS encoding Fic family protein gives MEKDFFEEYIKHTEPEKKEKAYAWSIGIGLQDVDGIKPSKYLIETAKQNIEGEISLEQAEKMITAYYEEKPSRDEERNKEADEVALRITRIITEPAFSFTPNEYLSIHYRLFKGIYSHAGQIREYNITKKEWILNEKSVTYGSFSELFKTLEYDLSQEKSFNYKNLNMDEIIKHLALFVSKLWQIHVFAEGNTRTTAVFFIKYLKTLGFEVGNELFSEHSWYFRNALVRANYNDLKNGVFKTTEYLEKFLRNLLLGEKNILKNRDLHI, from the coding sequence ATGGAAAAAGATTTTTTTGAAGAATATATTAAACATACAGAACCTGAAAAAAAAGAAAAAGCATATGCTTGGAGTATCGGTATCGGACTTCAAGATGTTGACGGAATTAAGCCTTCAAAATATTTAATTGAAACTGCAAAACAAAATATTGAGGGAGAAATATCCCTAGAGCAAGCTGAAAAAATGATTACTGCTTATTATGAAGAAAAACCTAGCAGAGATGAAGAGAGAAATAAGGAAGCTGATGAAGTAGCTTTACGAATTACAAGAATTATTACAGAACCTGCTTTTTCTTTTACACCAAATGAATATTTATCCATTCACTATAGATTATTTAAAGGTATTTACTCTCATGCAGGACAAATAAGAGAATATAATATCACAAAAAAAGAGTGGATTTTAAATGAAAAAAGTGTTACTTATGGAAGTTTTAGCGAACTTTTTAAAACTCTAGAGTATGATTTATCTCAAGAAAAAAGTTTTAATTACAAAAATTTGAATATGGATGAGATAATAAAGCATTTAGCTCTTTTTGTGTCAAAACTATGGCAAATACATGTTTTTGCAGAGGGAAATACAAGAACAACTGCTGTTTTCTTTATAAAATATCTTAAAACTCTTGGCTTTGAAGTTGGAAATGAATTATTTTCAGAACATTCTTGGTATTTTAGAAATGCATTGGTCAGAGCGAATTACAATGATTTAAAAAATGGTGTTTTTAAAACTACAGAGTATTTAGAAAAATTTTTAAGAAATTTATTACTTGGTGAAAAAAATATATTAAAAAATAGAGATTTGCATATATAG
- a CDS encoding response regulator transcription factor, with the protein MKILIVEDDENIFEMLKRELLLWNYEVKGISNFNQIVEEFVEYQPHLVLMDIMLPYNNGYFWCEEIRKHSNVPIIFISSKSENIDIVMGIQFGADDYITKPIDLNVTLAKIKAILRRSYDFTKDFEFLSFANVFLYMDKNKVKYNDDEISLTNTETMILETLFKAKGGVASRESIMEKCWHGDDYIDDNTLAVNITRLRKKFADIKLNDFIQTKKGSGYYLNSKTE; encoded by the coding sequence TTGAAAATTTTAATTGTCGAAGATGATGAAAATATATTTGAAATGTTGAAAAGGGAACTTTTGCTTTGGAATTATGAAGTAAAGGGGATTTCAAATTTCAATCAAATAGTCGAAGAATTTGTCGAATACCAACCACATTTAGTTTTAATGGATATTATGTTGCCATATAATAATGGTTATTTTTGGTGTGAGGAAATTCGTAAACATTCAAATGTTCCAATTATTTTCATTTCTTCAAAGAGTGAAAATATTGACATTGTAATGGGTATTCAATTCGGAGCGGACGACTACATAACTAAACCAATAGATTTGAATGTAACTTTGGCAAAAATCAAAGCAATTTTGAGAAGAAGCTATGATTTTACAAAGGATTTTGAATTTTTAAGTTTTGCAAATGTATTTTTATATATGGATAAAAATAAAGTGAAATATAATGACGACGAGATTTCCCTTACAAATACGGAAACAATGATTTTGGAAACTCTTTTTAAAGCCAAAGGAGGAGTTGCTTCAAGGGAGTCAATTATGGAAAAATGTTGGCATGGAGATGATTATATTGACGATAATACTTTGGCAGTCAATATAACAAGACTTAGAAAGAAATTTGCGGATATTAAACTAAATGATTTTATCCAAACCAAAAAGGGAAGTGGATATTATCTAAATTCTAAAACGGAGTAA